The Parvibaculum sp. DNA segment ACGGCGGCTTCGGTTTCGGCGTCCGATAGCTGCTTCGGCATGAAGCTCTCGATGATGCCGATCTCCTCGCGCTCCTGTTGGGCAAGCTCGACGCGGCCCGCGGATTCGTAGGTCTCGACCGATTCGCGGCGCTGCTTCACCATCTTGGCGAGCACCTCGAGAATTTCGGCCTCGCCGACACCGGCATCGCGCCCCTCGGTGCGGCCGGCGATGTCGCGGTCCTTCAGCGCCGCCTGGATCAGCCGCAGCGTCGACATGCGCCGCTTGTCCTGGGCCTTGGTGGCCTCGGTCAGGCCCGCCTTGATGCGGTCGCGCAAACTGTCGCTCATCGGGTCGCTCCGTGGGTCGCGGCCCGAGGCGCGAAGGCCGGGCCAGAATCGGCGCCACGCTAAACCAATCGCTCCGGCAGCGCAATTCAATGATGCGTTGCCGCACACCCCATAAATGTCTGATTTAATTGAACTATTTCGTGCGCGCCGCGTCTTGACGGAAATCCGGCGATCCCTTAGTGTCCGCCAAATTCAACGGGAAACCGAGTCTGTCGCCGGGGGCGTCCGCCCCCTGCCCGCTTGCGGGCAGGCCGAAGACAGACACGCCCTCCCCTGGAGAGCCAGTATGAAGGTGTCGACGAAAGCCGCCACGGAACGGCGCGCGCCCAAGGGCCCGCAAAGTTCCGGGGAGGAGTCGGCATGAACACGCGGGCGCCCGAAGCAAAGAGCCAGACGATGACCGATACCGAAAAGCCGACCGCCCTCCTTGTACTGAAGGACGGGACGGTGCTTTCGGGCCGCGGCATCGGCGCAACGGGCGAAGCGGTGGGCGAGGTCTGCTTCAACACCGCGATGACCGGCTATCAGGAAATCCTGACCGACCCGTCTTATGCCGGGCAGATCATCACCTTCACCTTTCCGCATATCGGCAATGTCGGCACCAATGACGACGACATCGAGACGTCGAACATGGCGTCGTCGTCGGGCGTGCGCGGGCTCGTGATCCGCGCCGACATCACCCAACCATCGAACTACCGCGCGGCGCAGCATCTCGACCAGTGGCTGAAGGCGCGGCGCATCATCGGCCTTTCGGGCATCGACACGCGGGCGCTGACGCGGCGCATCCGCGAGAAGGGCTATGTCGACGGCATCATCGCGCATGACCCTGCGGGCAATTTCGACGTGCCCAAGCTGCTCGAAAAGGCGCGCGGCTGGCCGGGCCTTGTCGGCATGGACCTCGTCAAGGACGTGACCTGCGGCCAAAGCTACAAGTGGGACGAGGCGCGCTGGGTCTGGAACGAAGGCCACAAACCGGCGACGGCCCTGAAACATCACGTCGTCGCCATCGATTACGGCGTCAAGCGCAACATCCTGCGCTGCCTTGCAAGCGCCGGCTGCCGGGTGACGGTGGTGCCGGCCGAAACGAAAGCCGAGGACATTCTGGCGCTGGCGCCGGACGGCGTCTTCCTGTCGAACGGTCCGGGCGATCCGGCCGCGACCGGCGAATATGCGGTGCCGGAAATCAGAAAGCTGGTGGCGAGCGGCAAGCCCGTTTTCGGCATTTGCCTCGGCCACCAGATGCTGGCGCTGGCGCTCGGCGCCAAAACCGAAAAGATGCATCAGGGCCATCACGGCGCCAATCATCCCGTGAAGGACCACACGACCGGCAAGGTCGAGATCACCTCGATGAACCACGGCTTCGCGGTGTCGCGCGAGAGTTTGGGGGCCGATATCGAGGAAACCCATGTGTCGCTCTTCGACGGCTCGAATTGCGGCATCCGGTTGAAAGGCAAGCCGGTCTTCTCGGTGCAATACCACCCCGAAGCCTCGCCCGGCCCGCAGGATTCGCATTACCTCTTCGAACGCTTCGTGAAGCTGATCAAGGAGGGGAAGTGATGGCCACACCCCTCAAACTTGAAGTGATTGCATCTGCAACATTGTTCAAACTTTTTCGTGTTGCTCAGTCGGGCGACGGATATATCTCACCCGAAGACATGTCGGAATCGTTTGAGAGAAACATATCCGAAAAGCAAGTCCGGTTGGCGGTAGAACACCTGTCAGAAAGGGACCTTTGCTCGGCACGCACCGGTCCCATGGGGACCAAATTGCAGATAACTCGCACGGGCTACTTGGCCGTCGAAAATGATCTCGACGACCCTTCTTCTTTTTCCCACCAGTATTCTGAAAAAGGCAACAAATGGCTTTGGGAGACTGGGGGAAGAATCAAAACCATCGAACAGCATGACCCGGCAGAGATACCAGCGTCAGATCGATTGGTGAAGCTTGATCACAATAGCAATGAGTATCAAGAAGCTACGCATCATCTTGACGAGCTTATCGAAGCCGTCGGGGCAGATCGCAGCAATGACTTCGAAGACAAAGATCAGCGCTTGGCAGAACTTAAAGCTGGTCGTGAGTTGCTAAACAGCAATACCGCCAGCCCAACAAAGATTGAAGCTGTTCTCTATGGCTCCCTAGGCTACCTCGCCACAAAGTTTGCAGACGAACCCATCGGCGCATTAGCTGCGGCGACATGGGCGGCCATTAAAATTCTTCTCGGACTCTGAAATGCCCAAACGCACCGACATAAACAGCATTCTGATCATCGGCGCGGGGCCGATCATTATCGGTCAGGCTTGCGAGTTCGACTATTCGGGCACGCAGGCCTGCAAGGCGCTGAAGGACGAGGGCTACCGGATCATTCTGGTCAACTCGAACCCGGCCACGATCATGACCGACCCGGAACTGGCCGACGCCACCTATGTCGAGCCGATCACGCCGGAAGTCGTCGCCAAGATCATCGAAAAGGAACGGCCCGACGCGCTGCTGCCGACCATGGGCGGACAGACCGCGCTCAACACGGCGCTGGCGCTGGCCGATATGGGCGTGCTGGAAAAATTCGGCGTCGAGATGATCGGCGCCAAGCGCGAAGCGATCGAGATGGCCGAGGACCGCCAGCTCTTCCGCGACGCGATGGACCGTATCGGCCTCGAAAGCCCGCGCTCGCGCGTCGCCCACAATATGGAAGAGGCGATGGCGGCGCTCGATTTCGTCGGCCTGCCCGCGATCATCCGCCCCTCCTTCACGATGGGCGGCACCGGCGGCGGCATCGCCTACAACAAGCAGGAATTCGCCGACATCATCGAAAGCGGCCTCGACGCAAGCCCGGTCAACGAAGTGCTGGTGGAAGAAAGCGTGCTCGGCTGGAAGGAATACGAGATGGAGGTCGTCCGCGACAAGGCGGACAATTGCATCATCATCTGCTCGATCGAAAACATCGACCCGATGGGCGTGCATACGGGCGACAGCATCACCATTGCCCCGGCGCTGACGCTGACCGACAAGGAATACCAGATCATGCGCAACGCGAGCATCGCGGTGCTGCGCGAGATCGGCGTCGAGACCGGCGGCTCCAATGTGCAGTTCGCGGTTAACCCCAAGGACGGCCGCCTCGTCGTCATCGAAATGAACCCGCGCGTCTCGCGCTCGTCGGCGCTGGCCTCCAAGGCGACCGGCTTTCCGATTGCGAAAGTCGCCGCAAGGCTCGCGGTCGGCTACACGCTGGACGAATTGCAGAACGACATCACCAAGGTCACGCCGGCAAGCTTCGAGCCGACCATCGACTATGTGGTGACAAAAATCCCGCGCTTCGCCTTCGAAAAATTCGCCGGCGCCGAAAAGCTGCTCGGCACGGCGATGAAATCGGTCGGCGAGGCCATGGCAATCGGCCGCACCTTCCAGGAGAGCTTGCAGAAGGCGCTGCGCTCGATGGAAACCGGGCTGACCGGCCTCAACGAAGTCGTCGTGCCCGGCATGGGCGAAGGCGACGACAAGAACGCGATCCGCGCCGCCCTCGGCCGTCCGACGCCGGACCGCCTGCTGGTGATCGCGCAAGCGCTGCGCCACGGCATGAGCCACGACCAGGTCCACGCGGCCTGCGCCTACGATCCGTGGTTCCTCGAACAATTGCAGGGCCTGATCGACGCGGAAGCGGATGTGCGCGCGAACGGCTTGCCGAAATCGAAATCCGACATGCGGCGGCTGAAGGCGATGGGCTTTTCGGATGCGCGCCTCGCCGAGCTTTGCGGCATGGAGGAAGACGCCGTGCGCGCCGCACGCCGCGCGCTCGGCGTGCGCCCCGTCTACAAGCGCATCGACACCTGCGCCGCCGAGTTCGAAAGCCTGACGCCCTATATGTATTCGACCTACGAGACCGACTTCGATGGGTCCGCCGATTGCGAAGCCGATCCGTCGGACAGAAAGAAGGCGATCATTCTGGGCGGCGGTCCGAACCGCATCGGCCAGGGCATCGAATTCGACTATTGCTGCTGCCACGCCGCTTTCGCGCTCGATGAAATCGGCATCGAAAGCATCATGGTCAACTGCAATCCGGAAACGGTGTCGACCGACTACGACACGTCGGACCGCCTCTATTTCGAACCGCTGACCGCCGAAGACGTGCTGGAGCTGATCGATCTCGAAAAGTCGAAGGGGACGCTGGCCGGCGTCATCGTGCAGTTCGGCGGGCAGACGCCGCTGAAACTCGCCGGCGATCTCGAACGCGCGAAAATTCCGATCCTCGGCACCTCGCCCGACGCGATCGACCTTGCCGAAGACCGCGACCGCTTCAAGGCGCTGCTCGAAAAGCTCGGCCTGAAACAGCCGCCCAACGGCATTGCCCGTTCGGCCGACGAGGCCAAGGCGATTGCCGAACGCATCGGCTATCCGGTGGTCATCCGCCCCTCTTATGTTCTGGGCGGCCGCGGCATGGAGATCGTGCGCGACGCGGCGCATCTCGACCGCTACATCACCGAAGCCGTGATCGTGTCCGGCAAGAGCCCGGTGCTGATCGACTATTATCTGCGCGACGCCATCGAGGTCGATGTCGATGCGCTGTGCGACGGCAAGGATGTCGTGATCTGCGGCATCATGGAGCATATCGAGGAAGCGGGTGTGCATTCGGGCGACAGCGCCTGCTCGCTCCCGCCCTATTCGCTGCCTGCCGCGACCATCGCCGAGATTGAGCGGCAGACGCGCGACATGGCGCTGGCGCTGAATGTCGGCGGACTGATGAATGTGCAATATGCGGTGCAGGACGGCACGATCTATGTGCTCGAAGTTAATCCGCGCGCCTCGCGCACCGTGCCCTTCGTTGCGAAAGTGATCGGCGAGCCGGTGGCGAAGATCGCCGCCAAGGTGATGGCGGGCATGCCGCTGGCGGGCTTCGATCTGAAGCCGAAAGTCGAGGGCCGCGTCGCGGTGAAAGAAGCCGTCTTCCCCTTCGCGCGTTTCCCCGGCGTCGACACGATCCTCGGGCCGGAAATGCGCTCGACCGGCGAAGTGATGGGCCTCGACAAGAGTTTCGCCGTGGCGTTTGCCAAGAGCCAGCTCGGCGGCGGCACCAAAGTGCCGGTCGAAGGCACGGTCTTCGTGTCGGTGAAGGACGCCGACAAGACGAAAATCATTGCGCCCGCCAAAAAACTGATCGCGATGGGCTTCAAGCTGATCGCCACCGGCGGCACGCAGCGCTATCTGGCCGAACAGGGGATTGAGGTCGCAACCATCAACAAGGTGCTGGAAGGCCGGCCGCACATTGTCGACGCGATCAAGAACGGCGAGGTGGCGCTGGTTTTCAACACGACGGAAGGCGCGCAGGCGCTGACCGATTCGATGTCGCTGCGCCGCGCCGCGCTGTTGATGAAGGTGCCTTACTATACAACCGTGGCCGGCGCCCGCGCCGCCGTGGAAGGCATCGAGGCCATCCGCAAGGGCAAACTGGAAGTTGCCTCGCTGCAGTCCTACAATATGGGGCGAAACGCGGCGGAATAACGAGGCCGGGCGGCGGCGGGCATAAAACGGGTTTGACCTTTCCCGCCGCGCTGACCCACAATCGGCACCTGTCACCCGCCTTCATGGGCGCTCCGAGCGCCTGGCGGGATTTTTCATGATGCGGACCGCACCCTCCGTCCCGGGATTTCCGGGCGGGGGCAACTTTGAGAGAGATCGTCGAGAGAGATGGAAAAGGTTCCGATGACTTCCGCGGGCTACAAGGCTCTGGAAGACGAGATCAGGTTTCTCAAATCCGTGGAGCGCCCGCGCATCATCAAGGCGATCTCGGAGGCGCGCGCCCATGGCGACCTCAGCGAGAACGCCGAATATCACGCGGCCAAGGAACAGCAGGGCCTCAACGAAAGCCGTGTGGCCGAGCTTGAGGACAAGATTTCCCGCGCCGATGTGATCGACGTCTCGAAGCTCTCGGGCGATACGGTGAAATTCGGCGCGACCGTGACGGTGGTCGACGAGGACACGGACGAGGAAGCGGTCTACCAGATCGTCGGCGAACTGGAGGCCGACGTGAAGGCCGGCCGCGTCTCCATCACCTCACCGCTCGCCCGCGCGCTGATCGGCAAGTCGGCCGGCGACACCGTCGAGGTCGTGACGCCCGGCGGCGGCAAGAGCTACGAAGTCCTGAAGGTCGAATTCAAGTAAGCCTTAGTCGCTTTCCAGCGCTTCGAGCGGCACGCCCGGCAGATGTTTCGACTGCCGGATGGTGAGCGAGGTGCGCACGCTGGCGACATTGGGCGCCGGCGTCAGCTTCTCGGTCAGGAAGCTCTGGAAGGTCGAGAGGTCGGGCGCGACGCATTTCAATATGAAGTCGATTTCGCCGTTCAGCATGTGGCACTCGCGGACCAGCGGCCATGTCGCGACTTCGGCCTCGAAAGCCTTGAGATCGGCTTCGGCCTGGCTGTGCAACCCGACCATCGCGAAAACCGTGACTTCGAAGCCAAGTGAACGCCCGTCGAGATCGGCGTGATAACCCTGGATGAGGCCCGCCTCCTCCAGCGCCCGGACGCGCCTGAGGCAAGGCGGCGCCGAAATGCCGACCCGGCTCGCAAGCTCGACATTGGTAATCCGCCCGTCGGCCTGCAGTTCGGCGAGAATGTGAAGATCGATCTTGTCGAGCTTTGCCCGTTTCATGGCGCGCGGCCTGTGTCCATCGTGAGGCTTTACTTACTGCCTGACCGCGCGTATTTCAGCAATAAAATTACCACCCGGCGCATGATTATGACCGACAAGCCCGAATCGAGCGTGCCCTTACCCCCGGATCTCCGGGAAGGTATGACCTGCTGGGCGCTGACCGGCGGCCTGATTGGCTGCGACGTGCAGGTGGTCGGCGTCGCCGAGGCGCTGGGCTTCACCCCCGAACTCAAGCATGTGTCGCCGCCGCCGCCATTCCGCTGGCTCGCCCCCTATTGTCCGGCGCCGCCGATGCCCGGAATCGCGGCGCCCTGGCCCGATCTGCTGATCGCCTGCGGCCGGCAGGCGGTTCCGTTCGCACGCGCCATCCGCCGCCGCACCGGGGGACGCACCTATACCGTCTTTCTGCAGGACCCGCGCATCGACCCGTCGAATTTCGACCTCGTCTGGGCGCCGGCGCATGACCACCTCGAAGGCCCGAACGTCATTTCGACGCTGGTCTCGCCGCACGGACTGACCCAGGCGAAGCTCGCCGCCGAAACGGCGCGCATCGCTCCCGAAGTCGCACACCTGCCGCATCCGCGCGTTGCCGTGTTGCTGGGCGGCACCAATTCCGCTTACACGCTGTCGGAAGAAGCGGCCGCACGCATCGGAGCCGAACTTGCGGCCCTCGCCGAACGCGAGGGGGCCGGACTGATGGTCACCGCCTCGCGCCGCACCGGCGCCGCACAGGAAAAGGCAATCCGCGAGCGTATCGCCGGCACATCGGCCGTGATGTGGGACGGCACCGGCCCGGACCCCTATTTCGGCTATCTCGGCAGCGCCGACGCCATCGTCGTGACCTGCGATTCCGTCAACATGGTCGGCGAGGCGACATTCGCCGGAAAGCCTGTCCATGTGATCGAGATGACCCCCGAACGTCCGCACAAGGCACGAAAGTTCCGCCAGTTTCTCGACGCGCTCTATGTGCAGGGCGCCGCACGGCCTTTTCAGGGCCGTCTCGAACACTGGGAGTGCGAGCCGTTAAATGCTACCAATGAAATCGCGCAGGCGATTGCGGCGGGCCTGACGCAACACATAATGCGCCTCCGCAAGGGTTAACGGAGCGCGGCAATAAGACGCCGGGGCCGTTTCGGATGTTGCAGCCCCGGGGGCATGCCGAACAGAATGACCGGCAGAACGAGGTCACGGGAACGCCGCAGATGACGCTACAGATCGAAACCTTCAAGAATGCCGATCTTTCACAGGGCTGGCGCCCCGGCAACAATGCGGGCGGCGCAACCTTGTTCAAGGCGCTCGGCCACCCGCTGACGGCGCCGAAAGGCCGCGCGCTGATTGCCGATCTTGCGAAAGCCGGCCCTGTCGCGATCTACGACCCCGTCGGCACCATCGGCAATTTCCACGCCTATTACGATCTCTCGCAACTCGACATCGCCGGGTATTTCGTGCAGCGCGTCGAAGACCTCGACGGCGCCTTTCTCGGACATGACGCGCAGCCTGTGAACGCCATCGCGAAATCCGGCGCGACGGCGGTGCTGGTGCTCGCCTTCGACGCCAACAAGACGCTGCCCTCGATCGAACACGTCTTCCCGAAAGGCGCCCGCGTCGCGACGCTTGACGAGATCCGCCTGCCCGACGACATGCTGACCAACAAGGCGAACTATCTCGACCCGATGAACTTCGCCACCAACTTCGCCCTGCTGCGCGACCGCAAGGGCGCGAACGGCGTGGACGGATTGCACACCCGCGTCGCCAGCGCGAACTACTGGGCGCTGCACGGCGCCGAAAAGCCGGAACTCTGGCTCTGCCTCTTCGACGAGACGGGCGAGCAACTGGCCGAGTGGCGCGAGACGCTGCCGGCTCCCGGCGCGCCCTTCGTCATCGACAGCGCCGAGGTGCGCCACCGCTTCGGCCTCGACGATTTCGCCGGCTCGCTGTTCATTCATGCGCTGCGGATCAAGGGCCACGATGTGGTGAAATACGCGCTCGACATGTATGGCGAGGACGGGCTGGCGCTGTCCTGCAGCCACGACGCCAATGCCTGGCCGGCCGACTATTACGCCGGCATGCCGGCTGGCGACGCCGGCGAGAGCGTGACGCTCTACATCCAGAACTCGCATCCGATGCCCATTCCGCCGCGCACCGTCGGCCTCAACATAATGGGCGCGCAGGATGTGTCGTGGTACGAGGACGAAATTCCGCCCTTCGCGACGCGCGGCATTCCGGTTGAAACGCTGCTGCCGCAAGCAAAATGGCCCGACCAGATCGAGATTGTCGCCGGTCGCTATTTCGTGCGGCCGCGCTACGAGGTGAAGCGCGACGGCGGCCAGCGCCGCATCGCCCACGCCAATGTCGAGCGCACCGACCTGAAACCGAACCCCGAAATCGCCAAGCTCGAAAAGCACATGGGCAAGGGCTACATCATGCCGCTGCCGGTGCTGCCGCGCGACAAATTCGAAACTGTGATGCTGCCGACGCCGATGGCGCGCGACGAACAGGAAATGCCGATCCGCGCCGAAATGATCGACGCCAACGGCGCGACCGTCGCCACGCGCTACCTCGGTCGCATTCCGCGCCGCGAAAGCGTCGAGGTCGATGTCGAAGCCTGGATCGCGGACGAAGCCCTGAAGCTGCCGTCAGGCTACGGCCATGTCGAATTCCTCTACGACTTCCGCGAAGGCGGCGACGGCAATGGCTGGCTGCATGCGCTCGGCCGTTTCGAGCAGAAGTCGAGCGGCCACCGCGCCGAGACGATTTTCGGCGCCCATATCTACAACACCGCCGTCATCTACAAGGACGAGCCGCAGAGCTACACCAACAAGCCGCCGGGACTGACGACGCGGCTTTTCCTGCGCATCGGCGGCCCGGCGCTCGACGCCGGCGCGCTCGACACGCTCTGCCACCTGATCTATCCGGCCTCGACGCCCTGGCACCCGAAAAGCACGACGTTGCTGATCCTGCACGACGCCGAAGGAAAGCCCGTCGCCGAACGCAAGGTCGAGATCGCCTGCGGCGGTTCCTTCCACTGGCGCCTGAGCGAAATGTTCGACCGCGACGAACGCGAGCGCATGGGCGGCACCGGCTATGTGATCATCCGCGACACCACCTGCCGCCTCTTCGGCTTCCACGGCCTCGTCAACGGCGACAAGAGCTTCTGCCTCGATCACATGTTCGGGTTTTGACGCCTCACAGCCTGTCGAGCGAGATGGCGTCCGGATTGACCGTTGCCGCCGCCAGCAGGTCGGCCGTGTAGGACATTGTGGCGTCCTCGGCCGCTTCCTGCGCCTTCATCAACCCGTAAAGCGACCAGGCATTGTTCGGATGGCGGATCAGCGCGGCGCGGAATTGCGCCACGGCGGCTTCCGGCTCGCCCGCTTCGAGCAGCACCGCGCCGAGCGTCTGCTCGACCGGATAGTACCAGTAGGGCGGCTCCGTGTAGGCAAGGCCGTTCTGAACCTTGACCGCCTCTTCGAGTTTCGCGCGCGCGGCGTCGAGCGCACCGTCGCCCCGGTCGATGCGGGCACGCAGCACCAGCTCCGACAAATGCAGGATGCTGGCGGCCGGCACGCCGTCGGCGGCAAGCGCGTCCATCGCCGCATCGTCGCGGAGCCCGGCGATGGCGTCGGCATGGGTGCGCGCCGCCGCAAGATCGTCCGCATATGTCGCGGCAACGCCCTGCACATAATGCTGGATGCCCTTGACGAAGGGGAGATCGTCGGGCGCCGCCGGAATGGCGGCAATTTCCTCAGGCGAGCCGAATTCGAGCAGCGCGTAATAAGGCGCGACCTTGACCGGCTGCACCAGCGCGGCGGTTTTCACCGCCTCGAAGGGGATGAGCGCATCGAGCTTGTGCGCATATTCGAGCGCCGTCTTGCCGTCGCCCGCCATCTGCGCCGACACCATCACAAAATGGACGTTGTGCGGATAATAGCCGTAGCGGTAGAGCGGCGAGCCTTCGGTCTTCGACAGATAATCCTCGTCGACGGCCACCGCCCGCACATTGGTTTCAAGCGAGTCGAGATAGCGCCCGATGCGGAAATAGATATGCCCCGGCATGTGGACGAGGTGCCCGGCGCCCGGCATCAGATTCGCGAGGCGATCCGCACCCGGCTCCGCCCGTTCGGGCGTGGCGGATGCTTCCATCAGATGGATCTGCATGTGAATGGCGCCGGCGTGATCGGGGTTCGCATCCAGCACGCCGTCGATGGCGGCAATCGCCTTCGCGATATGCGGCTTCGGCGTCCGGTAATCGCGCTCCCAGTAGTCCCAAGGCGAGAGGTCCATCTGCGCTTCGGCAAAGAGCGTCGCGATGTCCTGGTCGCCGGGGAACTGGCGATGAACGTCTTCCATCGCCGCGGCATATTGCCGGTCGAGTTCGGCCCTCTCGCCTTCGCGCGCGTAACGCAGCGCCAGCGCCTCGATCAGCGCCTGTTCCCGGACGGACGCCGCGCCGGCAAGGGCCTGCGCCTTGCCGATCGCCGCAAGCGCGGGGTCTTCGGCGTCGGCGCCCATGCGTGCGTTGATGTTGGGGCCATGCGCCTTGGCCTCGCCCCAATAGCAGAGCGCGCAAGCAGGATCGAGCCGCTGCGCTTCGCGGAAGGCGCGGATCGATTCCCAGTGATTGAAGCCATAGAGCAGCGCGAAACCCTGATCGAAATAGGCCTGCGCCTCGGCACTTTCGGTCGTGACCGGATACGAGCGGTCGCCGAGACCCGGCCAGAGCGGCGTGCGCTCCTTTTCGGCGGACGGCGCGGCCTGCGCCGCCGACGCCAGCGCCAGCTGGAACGACGGCTGGAAATAGGCGCCGCGATATTTCCCGGTGCGGCCGCACTGGTTCTGCGCGATCAGGCGCGGATCGAACAATATTTCGAGTTCGGCCTTTGAGGGTTGCGTTTCCTGCGGCGCGACGCCCGCGAAGAATGCGACGCCCGCGACGGCGGCAGCGCCGATGGCGACGAAAGACGACATTCTGGCCATGGCTCTTCACCCCTTTTTCCTGAACGGCAATTTGTCTGCGCGGTGTCTGCCCGAACCGCGCCCGAACGGCAATTGAGCGGACCAAACTATGACGACAAGGACAAGAGATAAGGATTTTCGGTCAAGTGCGGAGCCGTGCCGGCGGCTAGGGCGCGCCGCGCATACCCGGCCCCTGGCATCTTGTCGCAGTGCAGCATTTGCCCTTGCGTCGATTTTAGAATGCGTCTAAATAACGGGAAAGGCCGCTTCCGCCGGTCGCCAACCCCGTTTCAAAGGAGTTCCCCCATGGCCGTACTCGTCGGCAAACAGGCCCCCGATTTCACCGCCGCGGCTGTCCTGCCGAATGGCGACATCGTCGAGGATTTCAACCTGCGCACCTACCTCGATGGCGCCTACGGCCTCGTTTTCTTCTATCCGCTCGATTTCACCTTCGTCTGCCCGTCGGAAATTCTCGCCTATTCGAATCGCGTGCCGAAATTCGAGGCGATGGGCGTGAAGGTCGTCGCCGTCAGCGTCGACAGCCAGTACACGCATGCCGCATGGCGCAACACCGCGCCGAACGATGGCGGCCTCGGCCCGGTGAAGTTCCCGATGGTCGCCGACCTGACGAAGCAGATCGCCCGCGACTACGACGTGCTGATCGAAAAGGACGGCGTGGCGCTGCGCGGCACCTTCCTGATCGACCGGGAGGGCGTCGTTCGCCACCAGCTCGTCAACGACCTGCCGCTTGGCCGCAATGCCGACGAGGCGCTCCGCATGGCCGATGCGCTGCAGTTCCACGAGGAGCATGGCGAGGTCTGCCCGGCCGGCTGGCAGAAGGGCCAGGAGGCCATGACCGCCGACGCACGAGGCGTCGCAAAATATCTGGGCGCCCACGCCGAAGCGCTCTGAGGGTACGCCCGGCACCACTTTTGGCGGGCCCGCCCGGTCCCTATATAATAACGGCGAGCCCGCCTCTCGCGCCCTGCATTCAAAGCCCAAGCCGA contains these protein-coding regions:
- a CDS encoding Lrp/AsnC family transcriptional regulator, with translation MKRAKLDKIDLHILAELQADGRITNVELASRVGISAPPCLRRVRALEEAGLIQGYHADLDGRSLGFEVTVFAMVGLHSQAEADLKAFEAEVATWPLVRECHMLNGEIDFILKCVAPDLSTFQSFLTEKLTPAPNVASVRTSLTIRQSKHLPGVPLEALESD
- a CDS encoding peroxiredoxin, which gives rise to MAVLVGKQAPDFTAAAVLPNGDIVEDFNLRTYLDGAYGLVFFYPLDFTFVCPSEILAYSNRVPKFEAMGVKVVAVSVDSQYTHAAWRNTAPNDGGLGPVKFPMVADLTKQIARDYDVLIEKDGVALRGTFLIDREGVVRHQLVNDLPLGRNADEALRMADALQFHEEHGEVCPAGWQKGQEAMTADARGVAKYLGAHAEAL
- the carB gene encoding carbamoyl-phosphate synthase large subunit, whose translation is MPKRTDINSILIIGAGPIIIGQACEFDYSGTQACKALKDEGYRIILVNSNPATIMTDPELADATYVEPITPEVVAKIIEKERPDALLPTMGGQTALNTALALADMGVLEKFGVEMIGAKREAIEMAEDRQLFRDAMDRIGLESPRSRVAHNMEEAMAALDFVGLPAIIRPSFTMGGTGGGIAYNKQEFADIIESGLDASPVNEVLVEESVLGWKEYEMEVVRDKADNCIIICSIENIDPMGVHTGDSITIAPALTLTDKEYQIMRNASIAVLREIGVETGGSNVQFAVNPKDGRLVVIEMNPRVSRSSALASKATGFPIAKVAARLAVGYTLDELQNDITKVTPASFEPTIDYVVTKIPRFAFEKFAGAEKLLGTAMKSVGEAMAIGRTFQESLQKALRSMETGLTGLNEVVVPGMGEGDDKNAIRAALGRPTPDRLLVIAQALRHGMSHDQVHAACAYDPWFLEQLQGLIDAEADVRANGLPKSKSDMRRLKAMGFSDARLAELCGMEEDAVRAARRALGVRPVYKRIDTCAAEFESLTPYMYSTYETDFDGSADCEADPSDRKKAIILGGGPNRIGQGIEFDYCCCHAAFALDEIGIESIMVNCNPETVSTDYDTSDRLYFEPLTAEDVLELIDLEKSKGTLAGVIVQFGGQTPLKLAGDLERAKIPILGTSPDAIDLAEDRDRFKALLEKLGLKQPPNGIARSADEAKAIAERIGYPVVIRPSYVLGGRGMEIVRDAAHLDRYITEAVIVSGKSPVLIDYYLRDAIEVDVDALCDGKDVVICGIMEHIEEAGVHSGDSACSLPPYSLPAATIAEIERQTRDMALALNVGGLMNVQYAVQDGTIYVLEVNPRASRTVPFVAKVIGEPVAKIAAKVMAGMPLAGFDLKPKVEGRVAVKEAVFPFARFPGVDTILGPEMRSTGEVMGLDKSFAVAFAKSQLGGGTKVPVEGTVFVSVKDADKTKIIAPAKKLIAMGFKLIATGGTQRYLAEQGIEVATINKVLEGRPHIVDAIKNGEVALVFNTTEGAQALTDSMSLRRAALLMKVPYYTTVAGARAAVEGIEAIRKGKLEVASLQSYNMGRNAAE
- a CDS encoding GatB/YqeY domain-containing protein; this translates as MSDSLRDRIKAGLTEATKAQDKRRMSTLRLIQAALKDRDIAGRTEGRDAGVGEAEILEVLAKMVKQRRESVETYESAGRVELAQQEREEIGIIESFMPKQLSDAETEAAVAAVISETGAAGIKDMGRVMGELKKRHAGQMDFGKAGAIVKAKLA
- the carA gene encoding glutamine-hydrolyzing carbamoyl-phosphate synthase small subunit, which gives rise to MNTRAPEAKSQTMTDTEKPTALLVLKDGTVLSGRGIGATGEAVGEVCFNTAMTGYQEILTDPSYAGQIITFTFPHIGNVGTNDDDIETSNMASSSGVRGLVIRADITQPSNYRAAQHLDQWLKARRIIGLSGIDTRALTRRIREKGYVDGIIAHDPAGNFDVPKLLEKARGWPGLVGMDLVKDVTCGQSYKWDEARWVWNEGHKPATALKHHVVAIDYGVKRNILRCLASAGCRVTVVPAETKAEDILALAPDGVFLSNGPGDPAATGEYAVPEIRKLVASGKPVFGICLGHQMLALALGAKTEKMHQGHHGANHPVKDHTTGKVEITSMNHGFAVSRESLGADIEETHVSLFDGSNCGIRLKGKPVFSVQYHPEASPGPQDSHYLFERFVKLIKEGK
- the greA gene encoding transcription elongation factor GreA, whose product is MEKVPMTSAGYKALEDEIRFLKSVERPRIIKAISEARAHGDLSENAEYHAAKEQQGLNESRVAELEDKISRADVIDVSKLSGDTVKFGATVTVVDEDTDEEAVYQIVGELEADVKAGRVSITSPLARALIGKSAGDTVEVVTPGGGKSYEVLKVEFK
- a CDS encoding mitochondrial fission ELM1 family protein, with the protein product MTDKPESSVPLPPDLREGMTCWALTGGLIGCDVQVVGVAEALGFTPELKHVSPPPPFRWLAPYCPAPPMPGIAAPWPDLLIACGRQAVPFARAIRRRTGGRTYTVFLQDPRIDPSNFDLVWAPAHDHLEGPNVISTLVSPHGLTQAKLAAETARIAPEVAHLPHPRVAVLLGGTNSAYTLSEEAAARIGAELAALAEREGAGLMVTASRRTGAAQEKAIRERIAGTSAVMWDGTGPDPYFGYLGSADAIVVTCDSVNMVGEATFAGKPVHVIEMTPERPHKARKFRQFLDALYVQGAARPFQGRLEHWECEPLNATNEIAQAIAAGLTQHIMRLRKG